In the Advenella kashmirensis WT001 genome, one interval contains:
- a CDS encoding cell division protein ZipA C-terminal FtsZ-binding domain-containing protein, whose translation MSNLQLALIAIGIVLILLVLLFNWWQDQRVRRQMHEQFSMGDEHENDVLLKDRKPVAPVHKAPVDRQDPVFASDLDEPAATAPVATSATAPMPVHDMEGQHDEEAVDEMTEGVIELHFAAPVGGADLHRYTRSALYAGSKPLRFFAETDDGLHRADLRADENYVSLQMAVLLANRSGALGEIEWSQAWAKADEIAHEFDASVESPDVPALLRRAGKLDQVCANLDTQVGLTVQLAQPHPVRSVIDVARAKGFTEYRNGLAWMNHDGLPRFVLLLAGEHADDPANAGVSRVDLLLDVPCSPPDDTPFARMMAVARDLALSLDGQLIDDSGRL comes from the coding sequence ATGAGTAATTTGCAACTGGCTTTAATTGCGATCGGAATCGTGCTGATTCTGCTGGTGCTGCTGTTCAATTGGTGGCAGGACCAACGAGTGCGCAGGCAAATGCACGAGCAGTTCAGTATGGGCGACGAACATGAGAATGACGTCCTGCTCAAGGATCGTAAACCGGTTGCGCCAGTGCATAAAGCGCCGGTTGATCGGCAGGATCCGGTCTTTGCCAGCGACCTGGATGAGCCTGCGGCCACAGCACCTGTCGCCACCTCTGCAACCGCGCCAATGCCGGTCCATGATATGGAAGGACAGCATGACGAAGAGGCCGTGGACGAAATGACCGAAGGCGTTATCGAGTTGCATTTTGCGGCTCCTGTTGGTGGCGCCGATCTGCACCGTTACACCCGAAGCGCCCTGTACGCCGGTTCCAAGCCATTGCGCTTTTTTGCCGAAACTGACGACGGCCTGCATCGTGCTGATTTGCGCGCTGACGAGAATTATGTATCGTTGCAGATGGCCGTTTTGTTGGCTAATCGCTCCGGTGCGCTGGGCGAAATCGAATGGTCGCAGGCCTGGGCCAAGGCCGATGAAATTGCTCACGAATTTGATGCCAGCGTTGAAAGCCCCGATGTGCCTGCCTTGCTGCGTCGCGCCGGGAAGCTGGATCAGGTCTGCGCCAATCTCGATACGCAAGTAGGCCTGACTGTGCAACTGGCGCAGCCCCATCCTGTTCGTAGCGTGATTGACGTTGCCCGCGCCAAGGGCTTTACTGAGTACCGCAACGGCCTGGCGTGGATGAACCATGACGGTCTGCCGCGCTTTGTCCTGTTGCTGGCCGGAGAGCATGCCGATGATCCGGCAAATGCCGGTGTCAGCCGCGTGGACCTGCTGCTGGATGTTCCCTGCAGTCCGCCGGACGACACGCCTTTTGCGCGCATGATGGCCGTGGCCCGTGATCTGGCGCTGTCGCTTGACGGCCAGTTGATTGATGATTCCGGCCGCCTGTGA
- a CDS encoding uracil-DNA glycosylase, whose product MGARADRVRGRRKRPAAHTRHSPAAGAASAAEPAQADSDPRPAAQVQAPTQAPDSPSAVVKETVPGATTAVQNDASPARQAMAKLREQMQRQRRPGGRVAADTRREKEDHARGATNEMGAAVVSNSTSGALVPEGQYSRPAASQPQADARIEWPVLAETIRQCTRCGLSEHARQPVPGSGSATARLMIIDQAPGAQDEISGEPLSGQAGQLLDNMLAAIGLSREATFITDVVKCRPMVSRPAEPHEIAACADYLQQQIAMVQPSCILLFGNAAQSVLGTTQSVGELREVHDLQITVQDRTIPVVVTFHPNHLMANQAAKPLAWLDLKRMRQLLRQAAV is encoded by the coding sequence ATGGGGGCGCGCGCTGACCGTGTCCGCGGGCGCCGCAAACGCCCTGCGGCGCATACCAGACACTCGCCAGCGGCAGGCGCCGCATCGGCAGCAGAACCTGCCCAGGCGGATTCGGATCCGCGCCCAGCGGCGCAGGTCCAGGCGCCCACACAAGCGCCGGACAGCCCATCGGCAGTGGTAAAAGAAACAGTGCCGGGCGCAACAACAGCAGTCCAGAATGATGCTTCGCCTGCCCGTCAGGCAATGGCTAAACTGCGCGAACAAATGCAGCGGCAACGTCGGCCGGGGGGGCGCGTCGCCGCAGATACGCGTCGTGAAAAAGAAGACCATGCCCGTGGGGCCACGAACGAGATGGGTGCTGCTGTTGTTTCCAACAGCACATCCGGGGCCTTAGTACCTGAAGGTCAGTACAGTCGCCCGGCGGCTTCGCAGCCGCAGGCAGATGCCCGGATCGAGTGGCCGGTATTGGCTGAAACTATCCGGCAGTGCACCCGTTGCGGCCTGTCGGAGCACGCCCGCCAGCCGGTACCCGGCTCTGGTAGCGCGACAGCACGCTTGATGATTATTGACCAGGCGCCAGGCGCGCAGGACGAAATCAGCGGCGAACCCCTCAGTGGACAGGCGGGCCAGCTGCTGGACAATATGCTAGCCGCCATTGGCCTATCCCGTGAGGCGACGTTTATTACTGACGTGGTCAAGTGCCGGCCAATGGTGAGCCGGCCAGCCGAGCCGCATGAGATTGCAGCCTGCGCCGATTATCTGCAACAGCAGATCGCCATGGTGCAGCCTTCATGTATCCTGCTATTTGGCAATGCCGCACAGTCGGTGCTGGGCACCACACAATCGGTGGGCGAGTTGCGCGAGGTCCATGACCTGCAGATTACCGTGCAGGACAGAACCATTCCTGTCGTGGTCACTTTTCATCCGAATCATCTCATGGCCAATCAGGCTGCCAAGCCGCTGGCCTGGCTCGATCTTAAACGTATGCGACAGTTGCTGCGGCAGGCTGCAGTATAA
- the lplT gene encoding lysophospholipid transporter LplT, whose amino-acid sequence MKKGFFLVMLAQALSSLADNALFIAAIALIAELSGPDWMTPAMKWFFAFAYVILAAFVGAIADSFPKGRVMFVTNAIKISGCLLMFGFALLAPSDKSLHAYIVCFSYALVGIGAAAYSPAKYGIVTELLPPRDLVKGNSWIEGLTVLSIIFGVVLGGKLIEPPLSDFLLALPWMSVLAKTPAEAAIVVIGGIYILAAICNLLIPNTHFVYPKQESNPVKLLSVFASYVRILWQDKVGQISLAVTTLFWGAGATLQLIVLQWGRDHLQLSIAQSANLMGVAAIGTIVGSVLAGRVPLTRALHVLPIGVVMGFSVMLMTIVKETWAVYFTLILVGGLSGFFVVPLNALLQHRGHVLLSAGHSIAVQNFNEQLNILFMVAAYWFMLEMSLHINTIIIIFGVIVALLMTLVIAWCYRNQRRYPATFAEIGEEGHGRAQTGH is encoded by the coding sequence TTGAAAAAAGGTTTCTTTCTCGTCATGTTGGCACAGGCGCTCTCGTCCCTGGCCGACAATGCGCTTTTTATCGCTGCCATCGCCCTTATCGCTGAACTTTCCGGACCCGACTGGATGACGCCCGCCATGAAATGGTTTTTTGCGTTCGCCTATGTCATTCTGGCGGCGTTCGTTGGCGCCATCGCCGACTCGTTCCCAAAGGGTCGGGTCATGTTTGTCACCAATGCCATTAAAATTTCCGGCTGCCTGCTGATGTTCGGCTTCGCCTTGCTGGCGCCGTCCGACAAGAGCCTGCACGCCTACATCGTCTGTTTCTCCTATGCCCTGGTGGGCATCGGCGCTGCTGCCTATTCTCCGGCCAAATACGGTATCGTTACCGAACTGCTGCCTCCACGGGATCTGGTCAAGGGCAACAGCTGGATTGAAGGGCTTACAGTGCTGTCGATTATTTTCGGCGTTGTCCTGGGGGGCAAGCTGATCGAACCGCCCCTATCCGATTTCCTTTTGGCCCTGCCCTGGATGTCGGTTCTGGCTAAAACGCCGGCCGAGGCGGCTATTGTTGTCATTGGCGGTATTTATATCCTGGCCGCTATCTGCAATTTACTGATTCCCAATACGCACTTCGTGTACCCGAAACAGGAATCCAATCCAGTGAAGCTGCTCAGCGTATTTGCCAGTTATGTGCGCATCCTGTGGCAGGATAAAGTCGGACAGATCTCACTGGCGGTCACTACCCTTTTCTGGGGCGCGGGTGCCACCTTGCAGCTGATCGTGCTGCAATGGGGCCGGGATCACTTGCAACTGAGCATCGCCCAGTCGGCCAATTTGATGGGTGTTGCGGCCATCGGCACCATTGTCGGTTCAGTTCTGGCCGGTCGGGTCCCGCTGACGCGCGCATTACATGTGCTGCCTATCGGCGTTGTGATGGGTTTTTCCGTGATGCTGATGACCATTGTGAAGGAAACCTGGGCGGTATATTTCACCCTGATCCTGGTGGGCGGACTTTCCGGCTTTTTCGTAGTGCCGCTTAACGCACTGCTGCAGCACCGCGGACATGTTCTTTTGTCGGCCGGCCATTCCATTGCCGTACAGAACTTCAACGAACAATTGAACATTTTGTTCATGGTGGCCGCCTACTGGTTCATGCTGGAAATGAGCTTGCACATCAATACTATCATTATTATTTTCGGCGTCATTGTCGCCCTGCTCATGACGCTGGTGATTGCCTGGTGCTATCGCAACCAGCGACGCTATCCGGCGACCTTTGCGGAAATTGGTGAAGAAGGTCATGGCCGGGCCCAGACGGGGCATTAG